gttttctccagaaaactcagaaaaatcccaggagtgggattgcagaatcttatggtaactctgtttttagctttttaaggagtctccatactgttctccatagtggttgctccaatttacattcccaccaacagtgtaggtggGTTTGAAAGGAGTTGGTTTGAAAAGGCTGATGATGAGTTTACTTTTGAAAATGTTGTATTGGAAACAACTGAGACCTTGGAATGGAAATGTGGGGTGGACAGGCGACTGTGGTCCAGGACAGAGCAGTGCATGGTCTGGCCAGAGACGCACGTGCAGGTGCGTCTGCGCGTGGTGGTTGTTTGAAGCCTTGGGGAGGGATGACATCACCCGTAAGAGGAGGGAGCAACAGAGGACTGGCCTCAGGACACTCCAGAAATCCAAGGTCAGATGGAGGAGACACAGGCAGAGGTAGAAGGGAAACGAGTAGAACGTGGTGACAGCCCTGGGGTCCTTTTCTGAGAGAGATGTGTATTAAACAGTCTCTTCTCTGGCTGACTTATCTTTCAACAAGGGCACGACTTCCTTCTGCCTCGGTTTCCCTCCAGGCACTTACATTTAATACTTCCTCCCCCTCCTGAAAGGTGAGTATTGGCTGATTTGTCCTGGTGTTGGAAAACCAGTAGGAGGGACCTCAGACAGGTCCCCAGGtctcaaacaccagtgggtgctCATGCAGCGGACATAGTGAATGGGCCCTCCAGAGTCACTCAGTGTCAGCCTGTGCCCTCCTGGGGACGCCCCCCGCTCAAAGAGCCAGAGCAGCTCGCCCGCAGGATGAGTGGTCGTCAGCTCCTCCCTTAGGTcctccagggaggcaggagggtggtGAGGAAAGGGAAACCATCACCTTTTATTTTTTGACAACTTAAGTGCTAGTTTTAAAATGCCAAGGATGGCAGAGCCCTCATTCCTCCTCTCGCTTCTTCCCCCCCATTCCTCTCTGTCCTTCACCTTCTTCTCAACCAACAGGATGACAGAGTTGGGGGACGCTGCCACACGCCCTCCCTGATGCGGGAGCCCTGCACGTACTCTGTACTTTCCTTTCCCCGGTTTCAGGGGTCCAGTCTGGCCTGCCTCGAggaaggactttttaaaattccctcCAGGTCCCTTTTAAGTTTGCTGTTCAGAGGATGGTCCCGACGACGTCTCTCTGCCTTGGCCTTCTCCCTAGGAAGGGGCACTGGGGTCCTGCAAGAGGAGATGAGGCTGTGCAGCTGGTTCAAGCACCTGCCCGCGTCCGTCGTCGACTTCCAGCCCGGCCTCCGCACGCTCGCCCACCCCATCAGCCAGGAGTACCTGAGGGACACGCTGCAGAAGTGGATCCACGTGTGAGTGGCAGCAGGCAGGACACTCGTGCAGCCTCACGTGTGGCCACACGGGGCCAccgaggagggaaggggaggcctGATGTTCTGGATGGTGCTCTGCATGGGGAGTCCTACTAGTTTTCTTAATAAAGGTGTGAAAACCAGGAAACTAATGAAGCCCAAGAAAAATGCTTTTGTTGCAGGTGTAAAGAAGACATTAAAATTGGGATCAGCAACCTGCTTATATACGTGACGACCATGAAAGGGCTCGCAGGGATCCGAGACGCCATGTGGGAACTGCTCACCCACGAGTCCACCAATCACAGCTGGGACGTGATATGTCAGCGGCTTCTGGAGAAGCCACTCTTGTTCTGGGAGGACTTGATGCAGCCGCTCTTCCTCGACCGATTACAGGTGAGGTGGGGAATCACGTGGTCCCACTGCTTTATGGCCAATCCCACTGTTATCTTTTGACTGGGTAGATTCCTGTCACTTGCGAAGTGTACCGCTGCTGACACTCCAGGGGTGACTCTTCCAGATGATGAACCATAAAAATGAACAGATTCTGCTGCTGAAGAAGAGGCCAGGCCCCCGTCGGGTGATCGGGAACACGTCCACAGCCATCGATCGTGGCCTTGTTCTCTGTCACCACCGAGTCAGCTTTCTGAGCGTGCTGGAGAACATTCTGAATGCTGGCAGAGATTGCCACTTGCTGCTCTGGTTTTGAGATTTCCTGGAAGGAAGTGGGATTTGAActcttctctcattctctttTAGACTCTGACAAAAGAAGGCTTTGACTCCATCTCCAGTAGTTCCAAAGAACTCCTGATTTCAGCTTTGCAGGAACTTGAAAGCAGCACGAGCAGCTCCACTTCCAATAAGCACATCCACTTTGAGCACAACATGTCCCTCTTCCTCTGGTCCGAGAGCCCCAGCGACCTGCCTTCCGATGCTGCCTGGGTCAGTGTGTCAAACCGGACCCGGTTCCCCGGCAGCGGGCTCTCCATGAAAGCCCAAGCCGTCAGCCCCTGCACACAGACCTTCTGTGCTGCCCTGGATTCTAAGCTGAAGGTGAAACTGGAGGACCTCCTGGCTTACCTTCCCTCTGGGGACCCGTCACTGCCCAAGGACGCCTCCCCGACGCAAGCCAAGAACTGTGCCTTTGACAGATACGCAGACGCGGGGACCGTGCAGGAGATGCTGCGGACTCACTCCACGGCCTGCATCAAGCACATCACGGACTGTGTCCGGGCGGAGCTGCAGAGCATCGAACAGGCTGTGCAAGGGCAGCAGGATGTGCTCAGCGGGGTCAAGCTGCATGCGGTCCTTTTCATGGCCAGACTCTGCCAGTCACTGGGAGACCTGTGTCCCCACCTGAAGCAGTGCATCTTGGGAAAATCAGGGAGCACTGAGAAACCAGCAAGGGATTCTAGGGCTCTGAAAAAACAGGGAAAGGGGAAAACTCAAGAAATAATTCCTACGCAGGCCAAGTGGCAGGAAGTTAAGGAACTCCTCCTGCAGCAGAGCGTGATGGGCTACCGGGTCTGGAGCTCAGCCGTCGTCAAAGTGAGTGACGCGTAGGCGGGTTCTTTCTGTGCCCGCCGGGCCGTCCCTGTTTTATCTCCTCTTCATCGTAGTCCACGCGGGCCACGCCCAGTGAGGTCTTTTCACAGTAAGGGGGTAACAATCCGTATTTCACATAGCACTGTCACTTGCCTCTGCCAGGGAGCTCAAATGTAAAAACTTCTCCGTTCATTTTAGCCCAGGTTTTAGAGACAGAAAccctgcattttttttcctttcatctgatGAGAATGAAAGACTTTCTCCTTGGATGGTGgtctgtattttctgctttttaaccCAAATACCATAATGCCTGTAGTCCCCACTGGCATCTTAAGAGGTGGCTCCTGGCATTTGCAGAGTGATTAGCAACCCAGATTCCCACTGCTGATAGCAGCCGTTAGCCAGAAGGAAAGTGATGTTTGCCCCTCGCCTTCCCACACGTGACCCGAGTGGCGGAGGCTGGTCTCAAGGTTACTTGAGGAGTTTGAAACAAACTGTGAAGTATCTGAGCAGCCTCTGTGGGTATTCGCTTTTTATTACCAGGTTTTGGCTCATGGATTTGCCCAGTCGTTACTTTTAGATGATGCTGGCTCAGTCCTGGCCACAGCCACCAGTTGGGATGAACTAGAAATTCAGGAGGAGGCAGAGTCTGGGAGCAGCGTCACATCTAAGATCCGACTCCCTGTACAGGTAGGCACGTGCCAGCGTGAGGGCCCGTGAACCGAGTAGGGAGAACCTGCTCTGCGCAACAAACAGGGCTTTGGATAATTGTTCAACATACAACTTTTGAGGAAGAGCTGGAAGTAATGTATAACTTTCTCCTGTGGGAGCACAGTGGGCAGAGGGCCAAGTAAATAGCAGACTGAGAAGTCAGGTAGTGATTCTTTCCTTTTGGAGCACAGACTCTGCTAATTAGAGGACCATTTTTACCTAAAGTGAAAACAGCAACATAAAACATAGTGCCTGGTCAACCCCAGACCACCAAGGGAATGATGGCAGATGTCACTTGTCTCTGCTAAGTGGTCTGCTGTGGTCTGAGAGGGGCTGACGGGCAAGGTCAAGGTCCTGGCGTACAAGCCTAGTAAGGATAGATGGATCCACTTGTACTGAGTCTCATTTAATTGGTACAAGATGGCAACTTGACATTCCTTTGTTCTTTTAGCCGTCCTGGTACGTCCAGTCCTTCCTGTTTAGCTTATGCCAGGAAATTAATCGGGTTGGAGGCCATGCCTTGCCAAAGGTGACACTGCAGGAGATGCTGAAAAGCTGCCTGGCTCAAGTAGTAGCTGCCTATGAGAAACTCTCGGAAGAAAAACAGATGAAGGTAGGTGTGTGAAtctttttccattaaaaacagaagtaaaaatcaGAGCTTTTTTTGGATTTGGGTAGTTTACAGCCAGGATTCCAAGTGTGAAGCACCACTCGCCCCGGGCTATCTAACTGGTAGTGGCTTCCGGCTCTGCGAGTTTAATCACATCCATTCTCAAGGGTCAAGCAGGTCTTCGCTAAAAAGGCCATTCAGTACAAGTGGCGAGGATGAAAGCCTCAAAGTAGAGAAGACCTAGTTTCTAACCCTGGCACTGCCACGTGGTCACTGCGGGCTTTGGGCAAATTATTCACCTGTTTCCTCAGGATCAAGTGTGTTCAGGCAGATGAACTGCTCCGGGGGAGTGTGAGGATGTGGGAGCAGAAGCAGGGCACAGCACACCCATGTCAGGGAGGTCCTGTCCCCAGCCCTCCGCCCCTCTCACTTACGATGAAGCATTCTGCCTTTGGCGTATACTCCCATCTCATTAGTAACATTTTTAAGATGGGACCAACTCCTGATCAGGGAAAGAATTCAGGTGAGTCTTCTCTCCTGAGCGTCCTCAAAAGGCCTCTCCGTCATGCAAGgagcttttcttcctttaaaaatgactGTCTGCAGCACCTGAGACCTTTTTTTAAGGGCTGGGTCTCTTCCCTGCCATTAAGTTCTTAGTTTGGTTTAAGCCCAAGTATCTAACAGAACGTTTTTGTTGTGGTTGTGAGATTAAATCAGCCTTATGAGTATAAAATCTTCTGAAATAACAGGCTATAACTCAGCCAAGTCGTGAAGCTGTTTATTCTCACAGAAGCCGGCTCCCTTAATGGGTGGGGATGGGAAATTCATTTGCAGAAAGAAGGTGCGTTTCCAATGACCCAGAATCGGGCCCTGCAGCTGCTTTATGATCTGCGTTATCTCAACATCATTCTGACGACCAAGGGGGAAGAGACGAAAAGTGGCCGCAACAAACAGGACTCCAGGTATCCTCGCCCTATGAATGCAGTCCCTTCCAAGTCTGCAGAGCCCTTCCTTGTCCGGGAAGCCACCGAAGAGTCTGCCTCTTATTGCCCATTAGTTGTGTTTGTTTTAAGCAGTCAGTGCTCATTATTACCAGCAAGATAAATAATGGCCACCTGCTGGATAAGCTCCATGGTCAAGTGTATTGGCTGGGATCTCATTCCTCTCTCTTCTGAGTCAGCCTGCCGACTGTTGGCTACAATTTGAGCCTTTGGTGCCCTCCCTAAAAACAACATGGGGGAGGAATGGACTCAACTTAAGACATCCCATCAGGTTAGAACTCTTGAGGATTATTTAAGCATGACGATTAGTGACAAGTGGTACTAAGCCAGTGATTAAGGAGAACAGATGCAGTTCCAGGACTTCTATAGCATTACAATACCCTGAGATCGGCTTTTGTCCTAAAAAGACGCGGACAGGAACCATCCTAATCCTTCTTTCAGAGTTGAGAAAGTggctgactacctggaagccctcaTTGACCCCTTTGACCTGGACGTATTCACACCCCACCTCAACAGCAACCTCAACCGCCTGGTGCAGAGAACTTCCGTAAGTCCGGGGAGAAGCACGCTTGGTGCCAATGACGGGTCACAGGCAAGGGTCATAGGCCCACATCCTAGCAGAAACCTGCTCCAGCACGTAATCCCCCAGGAGGCAGTGTGGAGAGCGGGTGAGACAGTCAGCTGAGTTTAGTTATAGAGGCTGAAAGAGGGTTAGGTCAACTCTCTCAGCTGAGTGTCCCCATTAGTTGTGGGTAAGGACTGCTAAGGGTTTACCAGGGCCTCAGAAAGAGGAGTAAAATCAAAGAGCTATTCGACTCTGAGATTCTGACCTAGGGGCAGTGATAAAATTCTGAAGCATTAACACACTCAAAGGAACATTCCCCAAAAGGATGGTTGAAAACAAAGTGGTGATTGATTACTAGCAGAGAACTGATTTTCTTTTAACTGGACAATAAAACACCCAGCCTGTTCCTGAGCTCCATTTCCTGTCTGTCAGGTTCTGTTTGGCCTGGTGACTGGTACGGAGAACCAGTTCACCCCCAGGAGCAGTACGTTCAACTCCCAGGAAGCCCATAACATCCTGCCACTGGCATCAAGTCAGATCAGGTAATGATTCTTAAAGATCCTCTTTCGGGGCCCCAAAGCTTTCTGTTCGTGCTACTGAAATTCCTTCATCTTGTCTTGGAGGTTTGGACTTCTTCCGCTGAGCATGACAAGCACTCGAAAGGCCAAATCAACCAGCAGAAGCATTGAAACAAAAGCCCAGGTTAGTGCAGAGAACGAGAGGTTCATCCCAATTGATCCCCCCCCATTCCCCACCAAACCACCCAATCAGCTCCCCTTTAAATAACCGATAAAGAACCGAATGACAGGATGCACTAATGCTGCTTTTAATGGCGGCGCAATATAGAAGTACACAGTGTTACTAGCTTGAGCTAATAGTTTTAAAAGATGCCCATTTACACTATCAAGCAGCCTCATAACAGAAACACATCTCAGGCTGCCAAGGCTGTAGAAAATATGCAGAACAGGATGGAGATTATTTCGTGTGTTCAACAGGGTAAAAGAGTTAACTGCTAACCCAGCACTATGATTgtacttatttggaaaaaaaactgTTTTGTTTCAGTGAtggtttcatctttcttttagtTGGgtgggaaataaaaggaaatttgcTTTCTCAAGTTTTACATGTTGTTAATACACGTTTTCTTTCAGTAGGCTGCCATTCATTAAGCCCGCGGGAGTCCTCCTgggtatttctgagttgtgttgTGTACGCGTGTGTTTGAGAGCTCAAACAGCTTGTCTTCTCACAGCATTTAGCTGCTGTTTGCTTTCTTGTGAGATAAAATATTAGCAGTGTATCCTTCCTATATTCCCTGC
This portion of the Vicugna pacos chromosome 16, VicPac4, whole genome shotgun sequence genome encodes:
- the COG1 gene encoding conserved oligomeric Golgi complex subunit 1 isoform X2, with amino-acid sequence MAAQIKLLLEIPEKIWSSMEASQYLHATQLYLLCCHLHHLLQLDSSSSRYSPVLARFPILIRQVAAASHFRSTILHESKVLLKCQAMSDQAVAEALCSAMLLEESSPRQALTDFLLARKAAIQKLLNQPHHGAGVKAQICSLVELLATTLNQAYALFYTLPEGLLPDPSLPCGLLFSTLDSITGQHPTGRGTGVLQEEMRLCSWFKHLPASVVDFQPGLRTLAHPISQEYLRDTLQKWIHVCKEDIKIGISNLLIYVTTMKGLAGIRDAMWELLTHESTNHSWDVICQRLLEKPLLFWEDLMQPLFLDRLQTLTKEGFDSISSSSKELLISALQELESSTSSSTSNKHIHFEHNMSLFLWSESPSDLPSDAAWVSVSNRTRFPGSGLSMKAQAVSPCTQTFCAALDSKLKVKLEDLLAYLPSGDPSLPKDASPTQAKNCAFDRYADAGTVQEMLRTHSTACIKHITDCVRAELQSIEQAVQGQQDVLSGVKLHAVLFMARLCQSLGDLCPHLKQCILGKSGSTEKPARDSRALKKQGKGKTQEIIPTQAKWQEVKELLLQQSVMGYRVWSSAVVKVLAHGFAQSLLLDDAGSVLATATSWDELEIQEEAESGSSVTSKIRLPVQPSWYVQSFLFSLCQEINRVGGHALPKVTLQEMLKSCLAQVVAAYEKLSEEKQMKKEGAFPMTQNRALQLLYDLRYLNIILTTKGEETKSGRNKQDSRVEKVADYLEALIDPFDLDVFTPHLNSNLNRLVQRTSVLFGLVTGTENQFTPRSSTFNSQEAHNILPLASSQIRFGLLPLSMTSTRKAKSTSRSIETKAQVVPPALSRADDPVHPGSLFRQLVTEEEDSSTPSLFKLGWLSSMTK
- the COG1 gene encoding conserved oligomeric Golgi complex subunit 1 isoform X1, with the protein product MAAAAASPALKRLDLRDPAALFETHGAEEIRGLERQVRAEIEHKKEELRQMVGERYRDLIEAADTIGQMRRCAEGLVDAVRATDQYCARLRQAGSAAPQPPRDPQPQQPSQEKFYSMAAQIKLLLEIPEKIWSSMEASQYLHATQLYLLCCHLHHLLQLDSSSSRYSPVLARFPILIRQVAAASHFRSTILHESKVLLKCQAMSDQAVAEALCSAMLLEESSPRQALTDFLLARKAAIQKLLNQPHHGAGVKAQICSLVELLATTLNQAYALFYTLPEGLLPDPSLPCGLLFSTLDSITGQHPTGRGTGVLQEEMRLCSWFKHLPASVVDFQPGLRTLAHPISQEYLRDTLQKWIHVCKEDIKIGISNLLIYVTTMKGLAGIRDAMWELLTHESTNHSWDVICQRLLEKPLLFWEDLMQPLFLDRLQTLTKEGFDSISSSSKELLISALQELESSTSSSTSNKHIHFEHNMSLFLWSESPSDLPSDAAWVSVSNRTRFPGSGLSMKAQAVSPCTQTFCAALDSKLKVKLEDLLAYLPSGDPSLPKDASPTQAKNCAFDRYADAGTVQEMLRTHSTACIKHITDCVRAELQSIEQAVQGQQDVLSGVKLHAVLFMARLCQSLGDLCPHLKQCILGKSGSTEKPARDSRALKKQGKGKTQEIIPTQAKWQEVKELLLQQSVMGYRVWSSAVVKVLAHGFAQSLLLDDAGSVLATATSWDELEIQEEAESGSSVTSKIRLPVQPSWYVQSFLFSLCQEINRVGGHALPKVTLQEMLKSCLAQVVAAYEKLSEEKQMKKEGAFPMTQNRALQLLYDLRYLNIILTTKGEETKSGRNKQDSRVEKVADYLEALIDPFDLDVFTPHLNSNLNRLVQRTSVLFGLVTGTENQFTPRSSTFNSQEAHNILPLASSQIRFGLLPLSMTSTRKAKSTSRSIETKAQVVPPALSRADDPVHPGSLFRQLVTEEEDSSTPSLFKLGWLSSMTK